The following are encoded in a window of Salegentibacter mishustinae genomic DNA:
- a CDS encoding S9 family peptidase: protein MKLLIYLLAFVSLPLLAQEAIQPKDYTIEQFYENTRIAGGYFSPDEDKLLVSSDKSGIFNLFEIDISNAEMQQITNSKEDSYFAIDYVPNSENMLYSADKGGNEINHIYLLEENGNSTDLTPGENEKAQFAGWNKDKSGFYYISNKRNPQFFDLYEMDMQSLESEMIYKNEENLTVEDISHHGQLLALSKSITTSENKLFLYNLQTKEMTELSAKAAQYSASGFDKNDEHFYYITNAGREFKSLIEYNLKTKKSNNLFETNWDVMYSYLSENDKYRVIGINEDGKNSLIINNTQTGEEVDLPDMQNEDIVAVNISDSEELMRLTIGTAKAPNNLYVYDFSSGDLKKLTNTLNPEIDAEDLVSAEVVRYESFDGLEIPAIYYKPHQASENNKVPALVWVHGGPGGQSRVGYSALIQYLVNQGYAILAVNNRGSSGYGKTFFRMDDKKHGDEDLKDCIWGRKWLQDQEYIDADKIGIIGGSYGGYMTMAAMTFTPDEFEAGVNIFGVTNWLRTLKSIPPYWEAFREALYEEMGDPVKDSIALYNKSPLFHADQVKNPVMVLQGANDPRVLQVESDEIVAALKENDVPVEYIVFEDEGHGFIKKENEIKAYRQIREFLDKYLKEEE from the coding sequence ATGAAGCTCTTAATTTATCTCCTGGCTTTTGTTAGCCTGCCATTACTCGCACAGGAAGCAATCCAACCAAAAGATTATACCATTGAACAATTTTATGAAAACACTCGAATAGCGGGAGGTTATTTTTCTCCTGATGAAGACAAATTGCTGGTAAGTTCAGATAAAAGTGGAATATTTAATCTATTTGAAATTGATATTTCGAACGCAGAAATGCAACAAATCACTAACTCTAAAGAAGATTCTTACTTCGCTATAGATTATGTTCCAAATTCAGAGAATATGCTTTATTCCGCAGATAAAGGCGGTAACGAGATCAATCATATTTACCTATTGGAAGAAAACGGAAATTCCACAGATCTAACCCCGGGTGAAAATGAAAAAGCACAGTTTGCAGGTTGGAATAAAGATAAATCTGGCTTCTATTATATTTCAAATAAAAGAAACCCACAATTTTTTGACCTCTATGAAATGGATATGCAGAGTCTGGAAAGCGAAATGATCTATAAAAATGAAGAAAATCTTACGGTAGAGGATATTTCTCACCATGGGCAACTCCTGGCACTCTCAAAATCAATCACTACCAGTGAAAACAAGCTCTTTCTTTATAACCTTCAAACCAAAGAAATGACAGAGCTTTCAGCCAAAGCTGCACAATATTCGGCTTCGGGTTTTGATAAAAACGATGAGCACTTCTATTACATTACTAACGCCGGACGAGAATTTAAAAGCCTAATTGAATATAATTTAAAAACCAAAAAAAGCAACAACCTGTTTGAAACCAATTGGGATGTAATGTATAGTTACCTTAGTGAAAATGATAAATACCGTGTAATAGGAATTAATGAAGATGGTAAGAATAGCCTGATAATTAACAATACGCAAACCGGTGAAGAAGTAGATCTTCCAGATATGCAAAATGAAGATATTGTAGCCGTAAATATTTCAGATAGCGAAGAATTAATGAGGCTTACCATTGGTACCGCCAAGGCTCCAAATAATCTTTATGTGTATGATTTTTCATCTGGAGACCTAAAGAAATTAACCAACACCTTAAACCCTGAAATAGATGCTGAAGATTTGGTTTCGGCTGAAGTTGTTCGCTACGAATCTTTTGACGGCCTGGAGATTCCAGCTATTTATTACAAACCTCATCAAGCTTCAGAAAATAATAAAGTACCGGCATTGGTTTGGGTGCATGGTGGTCCGGGCGGTCAATCGCGAGTAGGTTATTCTGCATTAATTCAATATTTGGTAAACCAGGGTTATGCGATACTGGCTGTAAATAACCGTGGCAGTAGCGGTTATGGAAAAACCTTTTTTAGAATGGATGATAAAAAACATGGTGATGAAGATCTTAAAGATTGTATTTGGGGCAGAAAATGGCTTCAAGATCAAGAATATATAGACGCTGATAAAATAGGAATAATAGGCGGCAGCTATGGTGGATACATGACGATGGCCGCCATGACTTTTACTCCAGATGAGTTTGAGGCGGGAGTAAATATTTTTGGTGTTACCAACTGGCTGCGCACCTTAAAATCTATCCCTCCTTACTGGGAAGCTTTTCGTGAGGCACTTTATGAGGAAATGGGTGACCCGGTAAAAGATTCTATAGCTCTATATAATAAATCACCGCTTTTTCATGCTGACCAGGTTAAAAATCCCGTTATGGTTTTACAAGGAGCAAACGATCCCAGGGTACTCCAGGTAGAATCTGATGAAATTGTAGCCGCTTTAAAGGAAAATGATGTACCAGTAGAATACATTGTTTTTGAAGATGAGGGCCACGGATTTATCAAAAAAGAAAATGAAATTAAAGCTTACAGGCAAATCAGGGAATTTCTGGATAAATACTTAAAAGAAGAAGAATAG
- a CDS encoding NAD(P)H-dependent oxidoreductase, whose amino-acid sequence MTNIKALQWRYATKKFNPEKILSSEKIDILKEAFNLTATSYGLQPLKMVVVRNKELQEKLKSASWNQQQLNTASHVLVICIEKKVDKDFIEQYFKRVKHLRETPDEVLEPFKKSLVDSFESKAEEEVHAWALNQAYLSLGTLLTVCATEEIDACPMEGFEPDKYDELLNLEAHNLKSVLALPVGYRAEDDMFSEFKKVRRPLDEVIIEVN is encoded by the coding sequence ATGACGAATATTAAAGCTTTACAATGGCGTTATGCCACCAAAAAGTTCAATCCGGAGAAAATACTTTCTTCAGAAAAAATAGACATTCTAAAAGAAGCTTTTAATCTTACCGCAACTTCCTATGGGTTACAACCCTTAAAAATGGTAGTAGTGCGTAACAAAGAACTTCAGGAAAAGTTAAAAAGTGCTTCCTGGAATCAGCAGCAGTTGAATACTGCCTCCCACGTTTTAGTGATTTGTATTGAAAAGAAAGTTGATAAGGATTTTATTGAACAATATTTCAAAAGGGTAAAACACCTAAGGGAAACCCCCGATGAGGTTTTAGAGCCTTTTAAAAAATCTCTGGTAGATAGTTTTGAATCTAAAGCAGAAGAGGAAGTACACGCATGGGCGCTAAACCAGGCCTATTTAAGTTTAGGAACGCTACTAACCGTTTGCGCTACCGAAGAAATAGATGCCTGCCCGATGGAAGGCTTTGAACCCGATAAATACGATGAACTTCTAAATTTAGAAGCGCATAATTTAAAATCGGTTTTGGCTTTACCGGTAGGGTATCGTGCAGAAGACGATATGTTTTCTGAATTTAAAAAAGTACGACGACCTCTTGATGAGGTAATTATTGAAGTGAATTAA
- a CDS encoding phage holin family protein, with product MLQWVVHIIIDALVLLAAANIMPKVKLTGFKTAIIVALIIGLLSFLLSWVITLLLNVATLGIFYFLGLGFVTRVVAYAIIIEIADQFSDDFKTEGFLPSLWLAIFIAIVGGIVDAILF from the coding sequence ATGCTTCAATGGGTAGTGCATATAATAATCGATGCCCTGGTATTACTTGCCGCGGCCAATATTATGCCTAAGGTAAAGCTTACAGGTTTTAAAACAGCTATAATTGTAGCACTTATTATAGGTTTACTAAGCTTCCTGTTAAGTTGGGTGATCACCCTTTTATTAAATGTAGCGACCTTGGGGATTTTTTACTTCCTGGGATTAGGATTTGTAACGCGCGTGGTGGCCTACGCCATTATTATCGAGATCGCGGACCAGTTTAGCGATGACTTTAAGACCGAAGGTTTTCTTCCTTCCCTGTGGTTAGCCATATTTATAGCTATTGTAGGCGGAATTGTAGATGCGATACTTTTTTAG
- a CDS encoding TonB-dependent receptor: MKLSKNLIILFLFAIQISFAQSTGAIKGSVVNSEANALSNVNIEVKGLQIGDETNNRGEFSLKNIPEGNYTIQVSYVGYETQNLKVNVQPGTTTKIPSIILIGKQEQLGTVVLRGNGNGNKFTRNTSVSVAKMPLKKIENPQVYNNITAELLQEQVITNFDDAIKNASGLTKLWESTGRGNDGAGYFSLRGFPVQPTLVNGLPALTNGSPDPANMENIEVIKGPSGTLYGSSLVSYGGLINITTKKPYNYFGGNISYTLGSFGLNRVTADVNTPLDETGDVALRINTAYHTENSFQDAGFNKSLFVAPSLSYKVNDKLSFFVNTEFYDSESTNPLMLFVDRGAPLTATNLEELGYNNENSYTSNDLTVENPTFSLQAQMNYELSDQWTSQTAVSTGSAKALGNYSYLYETTRFKQNREEVPGEVTNLDEGLIFSRYISNQNSTTLSTDIQQNFIGDFEIAGMRNRTVVGLDYFNRRVIDNNTGYIKNGDVYIGNASLQNVNESVFGIYEPANYITDNDSGILSKEATAGLLENVNRNNNIAEEDIYSAYISNVLNFTPQLALMTSLRLDQFETETNSQTALSPKFGVVYQPILDKVALFANYMDGFSNVGPRQVDNLETGESRTLVFDPERAKQFEVGTKFNLLNNHLSATLSYYDIQVSNIVMQDAENPFNLVQDGEQYSRGFEASVTASPIEGLNLIAGFSHNDSELTESDQVDFLGRRPESAGPETLANFWASYRFTQGNLEGFGLGFGGNYASENMIFNRQTAGVFTLPSYTILNASLFYNVDKFGINLKLNNLTNEEYYTGWSTINPQRPRNFAASLTYNF; the protein is encoded by the coding sequence ATGAAGCTTTCAAAGAACCTCATTATTCTATTTCTTTTTGCTATTCAAATTAGTTTTGCTCAAAGCACTGGGGCAATAAAAGGTAGTGTAGTAAATAGCGAGGCAAATGCGTTGTCTAATGTAAATATAGAAGTTAAAGGTCTTCAAATTGGGGATGAAACCAATAACCGCGGAGAATTTAGCTTAAAGAATATTCCAGAGGGAAATTATACCATCCAGGTTTCTTATGTAGGTTATGAGACCCAAAACCTAAAGGTTAATGTACAGCCAGGTACAACCACAAAAATTCCATCTATTATTTTAATAGGAAAGCAAGAGCAACTGGGTACAGTTGTATTGAGGGGAAATGGAAATGGAAATAAATTTACCCGAAATACCAGTGTAAGTGTAGCAAAGATGCCACTTAAAAAGATCGAAAATCCGCAGGTTTATAATAATATTACCGCTGAGCTTTTACAGGAACAGGTAATTACCAATTTTGACGATGCGATTAAAAACGCATCAGGTCTTACCAAGCTTTGGGAATCTACAGGGCGTGGCAATGATGGCGCAGGATATTTTTCTCTTAGAGGTTTTCCCGTACAACCAACTTTAGTAAATGGATTGCCGGCACTAACTAACGGAAGTCCAGATCCTGCGAATATGGAAAATATAGAAGTGATTAAAGGCCCCTCGGGAACTTTATACGGCAGTAGCCTTGTTTCTTATGGCGGACTAATAAATATTACAACCAAAAAGCCTTATAATTATTTTGGCGGAAATATTTCTTACACTCTTGGCAGCTTCGGGCTTAATCGTGTAACTGCCGATGTGAACACTCCGCTTGACGAAACCGGCGATGTTGCTTTAAGAATTAATACGGCGTATCATACCGAAAATAGCTTCCAGGATGCAGGCTTTAATAAGTCTTTGTTTGTAGCGCCTTCATTAAGTTATAAGGTAAATGATAAACTTTCGTTCTTTGTAAATACTGAATTTTATGATTCTGAAAGTACAAATCCTTTAATGCTATTTGTAGATAGAGGAGCGCCGCTTACAGCTACTAACCTGGAAGAATTAGGCTATAATAATGAGAATTCTTACACCAGTAACGATCTTACAGTAGAAAATCCAACCTTTAGTTTGCAAGCACAAATGAATTATGAACTTTCAGACCAATGGACTTCACAAACAGCTGTTTCAACGGGTTCGGCTAAAGCTTTGGGGAATTATTCATATTTATACGAAACCACACGCTTTAAGCAGAATAGGGAAGAAGTACCCGGGGAAGTAACTAATCTTGATGAAGGACTTATTTTTTCTCGCTATATAAGCAATCAAAATTCTACAACTTTAAGCACTGATATTCAACAGAATTTCATTGGAGATTTTGAAATAGCAGGAATGCGTAACCGTACCGTAGTTGGCCTGGATTACTTTAATAGAAGAGTGATAGACAATAATACCGGTTATATTAAAAATGGGGATGTTTATATTGGGAATGCAAGTTTGCAAAATGTAAACGAAAGTGTTTTCGGAATTTACGAGCCTGCAAATTATATTACAGATAATGATAGCGGAATTCTTAGTAAAGAAGCCACTGCAGGTTTGTTAGAAAATGTAAACCGAAATAACAATATTGCTGAAGAAGATATTTATAGCGCATATATTTCTAACGTTCTTAACTTTACTCCGCAGCTTGCTTTAATGACCAGCCTAAGATTAGACCAGTTTGAAACTGAAACCAATAGCCAGACTGCGCTATCTCCAAAATTTGGAGTGGTTTATCAGCCAATTCTAGATAAAGTAGCGCTTTTCGCAAATTATATGGATGGATTTAGTAACGTTGGGCCAAGACAGGTAGATAACCTTGAAACGGGGGAAAGCAGAACTTTGGTTTTTGACCCGGAAAGAGCAAAGCAATTTGAGGTTGGAACTAAATTTAATTTACTGAATAATCACCTTTCAGCTACCTTAAGTTATTACGATATCCAGGTTTCTAATATAGTAATGCAAGACGCCGAAAATCCTTTTAACCTTGTACAGGATGGCGAACAATATAGCCGCGGGTTTGAAGCCAGTGTAACTGCCAGCCCTATCGAAGGTTTAAATTTAATAGCAGGATTTAGCCATAACGATAGCGAATTAACTGAATCTGATCAGGTGGATTTTCTTGGAAGAAGACCAGAATCTGCAGGGCCTGAAACTTTAGCTAATTTCTGGGCGAGTTATCGTTTTACTCAGGGAAATCTTGAAGGTTTCGGACTTGGTTTTGGTGGAAATTATGCTAGTGAGAATATGATCTTTAATCGCCAAACCGCAGGAGTTTTCACGCTACCATCCTATACTATTCTAAACGCCTCTTTGTTTTATAATGTAGATAAATTTGGAATTAATTTGAAGTTAAATAATCTTACAAATGAAGAATACTATACCGGTTGGTCTACAATAAATCCGCAAAGACCAAGAAACTTTGCAGCAAGCTTAACTTATAATTTTTAA
- a CDS encoding HAD family hydrolase, whose product MIKLIVTDMDGTLLNDQHEIHPDFWEIEESLNEKGIMFSVASGRQFYNLESKFDRIKDRMLFFAENGTHVVHKGKDLYVNSLDKSAAMDFIRKGRELPETHLVLCGKSSAYIESKDDSFFNEINKFYKRIEKVEDLTEVDDTILKVTFCNFNGVEEHTFPHFKEYTNDYKVAIAANVFIDITSITANKGNAISGIQKELDISPEETLVFGDYLNDLEMMQNAKYSYAMKNAHPEIINASNYITTFSNNENGVLKTIDELGLLKAEYTLKS is encoded by the coding sequence ATGATAAAATTGATTGTTACCGATATGGACGGAACTTTGTTGAATGATCAACACGAGATCCACCCCGATTTTTGGGAAATAGAAGAATCGCTGAATGAAAAGGGAATTATGTTTTCGGTAGCCAGTGGTCGTCAATTTTATAACCTGGAAAGCAAGTTTGATAGAATTAAAGACCGAATGCTCTTTTTTGCTGAAAATGGCACCCATGTGGTTCATAAAGGAAAAGATCTTTATGTAAACTCGTTAGATAAGTCAGCCGCAATGGATTTTATTCGAAAAGGAAGGGAACTTCCCGAAACCCATTTGGTTTTGTGTGGAAAAAGCTCGGCCTATATAGAAAGCAAAGACGATAGCTTCTTTAACGAGATCAATAAATTCTACAAAAGAATTGAAAAGGTTGAAGATCTTACAGAAGTAGACGACACCATTCTAAAAGTTACTTTTTGCAACTTTAACGGCGTTGAAGAACACACTTTTCCTCATTTTAAAGAATATACAAACGACTATAAGGTAGCTATTGCGGCTAATGTTTTTATAGATATTACCTCTATAACTGCAAATAAAGGAAATGCTATAAGCGGAATTCAAAAAGAGTTAGATATTTCTCCTGAGGAAACTCTGGTTTTTGGCGATTATCTTAACGACCTGGAAATGATGCAGAACGCGAAATACAGTTATGCGATGAAAAATGCGCATCCTGAAATTATTAATGCGAGCAATTATATAACTACTTTCAGTAATAACGAAAATGGAGTTTTAAAAACCATAGACGAGCTAGGCTTGCTTAAAGCAGAATATACTCTAAAGAGCTAA
- a CDS encoding SanA/YdcF family protein: protein MKLFRKLILAFALFVIIGILIIFGLEAYIQKETSNLIYSEITELPSAKTGIILGASVHADGKLSPILQDRVETAYQLYQQNKIENFLISGDHRTDDYDEVNAIKNYLIEKGVSAQDIILDHSGFDTYDSMFRAKAVFEIEDAIVITQKFHLPRSLYIAKNLDASYRGFEAAPLAYTSSETIKRREQLANFKAIWELITNQKPTTLENRID from the coding sequence ATGAAGCTTTTTAGAAAACTAATTCTTGCTTTTGCACTTTTTGTAATTATAGGCATCCTTATCATTTTTGGACTGGAAGCTTATATCCAAAAAGAAACTTCAAACCTCATTTATTCTGAAATCACAGAATTACCCAGTGCTAAAACAGGAATAATCCTGGGAGCCAGCGTGCACGCAGATGGGAAATTATCGCCTATTTTACAAGATCGTGTAGAAACTGCCTATCAACTTTACCAGCAAAATAAAATTGAAAACTTCCTGATAAGCGGAGATCACAGAACCGACGATTATGATGAAGTTAATGCAATAAAAAATTACCTCATTGAGAAAGGGGTTTCTGCTCAAGACATCATTTTAGATCACTCGGGTTTTGACACTTACGATAGTATGTTTAGAGCAAAAGCAGTTTTTGAAATTGAAGACGCCATTGTGATCACGCAAAAATTTCATTTACCCCGTAGTCTTTATATCGCTAAAAACCTCGATGCATCCTATAGAGGTTTTGAAGCCGCTCCTTTAGCTTACACTTCTTCTGAAACGATTAAGCGCCGTGAACAACTTGCTAATTTTAAAGCTATTTGGGAACTAATTACCAATCAAAAACCCACTACATTGGAAAACCGAATAGATTAA
- the ribB gene encoding 3,4-dihydroxy-2-butanone-4-phosphate synthase → MAQETTTQNTLKLHSIQEAIDDIRAGKVIIVVDDEDRENEGDFVAAAEKVTPEMINFMATHGRGLICAPITEERCKNLKLEMMVSNNTDPMETGFTISVDLRGKGVTTGISASDRAKTIQSLIDPETNPTDLNRPGHIFPLKAKEGGVLRRTGHTEAAIDFARLAGFEPAGVIVEIMNEDGTMARLPQLMEVAQRFDLKIVSIEALVAYRMQHDSLIEKKEDFDLETRFGKFRLRAYRQTTNGQVHLALTKGSWKSDEEILVRMNSTLVNNDILGTLTNDAEKKLDNMFRAVNEEGRGAIVFINPAVQSLNLLPRLAELKERQKKGEVKAPPINMDNKDFGIGAQILHDLEIHKIKLLSNTQQTKRVGMIGYGLEITRYVNY, encoded by the coding sequence ATGGCTCAGGAAACAACTACCCAAAACACCCTTAAGCTTCACAGCATTCAGGAAGCGATTGATGATATTCGTGCTGGCAAGGTGATTATTGTGGTAGACGATGAAGACAGGGAAAATGAAGGAGATTTTGTTGCCGCTGCCGAAAAGGTGACTCCGGAAATGATCAATTTTATGGCCACTCATGGCCGCGGACTCATTTGTGCCCCGATTACCGAAGAACGTTGCAAGAACCTGAAATTGGAGATGATGGTGAGCAACAATACTGATCCTATGGAAACCGGGTTTACCATTTCTGTAGATTTACGCGGCAAAGGTGTTACCACGGGTATTTCAGCTTCAGATAGAGCTAAAACCATACAGTCTCTCATAGATCCAGAAACCAATCCTACAGATCTTAACCGTCCCGGGCATATCTTCCCGCTTAAAGCAAAAGAAGGTGGTGTTTTGAGGAGAACCGGTCATACCGAAGCTGCTATAGATTTTGCAAGACTTGCCGGTTTTGAGCCAGCAGGAGTAATTGTAGAGATTATGAATGAGGATGGAACTATGGCAAGACTTCCGCAGTTAATGGAAGTAGCTCAGCGATTCGATCTCAAAATTGTTTCTATTGAAGCCCTGGTTGCTTATAGGATGCAACACGATTCTTTAATTGAAAAGAAAGAAGATTTTGATCTTGAGACCCGTTTTGGAAAATTTAGATTAAGAGCTTACCGCCAAACTACAAACGGGCAGGTTCATCTTGCGCTAACCAAAGGAAGCTGGAAAAGCGATGAAGAAATTCTTGTTCGTATGAATTCTACTCTGGTTAATAACGATATTTTGGGAACACTTACCAATGATGCCGAAAAGAAACTGGATAATATGTTTAGGGCGGTTAATGAAGAAGGTCGCGGTGCTATTGTTTTTATAAATCCTGCGGTACAATCTTTAAATTTATTACCAAGACTTGCCGAGCTTAAAGAACGCCAGAAAAAAGGCGAAGTAAAAGCTCCGCCTATTAATATGGATAATAAAGATTTTGGGATTGGTGCCCAGATTCTACACGACCTGGAAATTCATAAAATCAAATTGCTTTCTAACACCCAGCAAACAAAACGTGTGGGTATGATTGGCTACGGACTTGAAATTACCCGCTACGTAAATTATTAA
- a CDS encoding PepSY-associated TM helix domain-containing protein: MKNKKKNNSFKKFIAKLHLWLGLGSGLIVFIVAVTGCIFVFHDEIKDITRDYRKVTPEASAYVAPSNLQKKTKSLFPEAQPGMVVYQGSDRSAFVYTLINEVPYHIYFNPYSAEFLQKENLENDFFLIVEDLHMHLWLPPEIGKQVIGISTLIFIFMLVSGIILWWPKKRKNLKKRLKIKWNAKWRRLNYDWHSVTGLYISLIALFVAITGLSFSYEWMNHGLYDLANLWQEKPEDQLNIQIESANYSEAAMDIALAETLKLKPGDEMFFVWEQGGSAPITTGSYPDALDYDHQSNFYFHPETGALLKDHDYSSKSAGMKLQEMTYGLHTGQYFGLIGKIIAFFASLFVAALPVTGFMIWFGRRNKKQKNRS, translated from the coding sequence ATGAAGAATAAAAAGAAAAATAATAGCTTTAAGAAGTTTATCGCTAAACTTCATTTATGGCTGGGACTTGGTTCCGGTCTTATTGTTTTTATAGTAGCTGTTACCGGTTGCATCTTTGTTTTTCACGATGAAATCAAAGATATCACCAGGGATTACCGAAAAGTAACTCCTGAAGCTTCAGCATATGTAGCACCGTCCAATCTTCAAAAAAAAACTAAAAGTCTTTTTCCTGAAGCTCAACCGGGAATGGTAGTTTACCAGGGTAGCGATCGGTCTGCTTTTGTGTATACGCTAATAAATGAAGTGCCGTATCATATTTATTTTAATCCTTATTCGGCTGAATTTCTTCAGAAAGAAAACCTTGAAAATGACTTTTTTCTTATTGTAGAAGATCTGCATATGCATCTTTGGCTTCCGCCGGAAATAGGAAAACAGGTGATAGGTATTTCTACCCTTATTTTCATTTTTATGCTGGTTTCAGGAATAATATTATGGTGGCCTAAAAAGCGAAAAAACCTAAAGAAACGGCTAAAAATAAAATGGAATGCGAAGTGGCGACGTCTAAATTACGACTGGCATAGCGTAACCGGATTGTATATTTCACTAATTGCCTTGTTTGTTGCTATTACCGGACTTAGTTTTTCCTATGAATGGATGAATCACGGCCTTTATGATCTTGCAAATTTATGGCAGGAAAAACCGGAAGACCAATTAAATATTCAGATCGAAAGTGCTAATTATTCTGAAGCTGCGATGGATATTGCTTTAGCTGAAACTTTAAAATTAAAACCCGGTGACGAAATGTTCTTTGTTTGGGAGCAGGGTGGAAGCGCACCAATAACCACGGGTTCCTATCCTGATGCGTTGGATTATGACCATCAATCAAACTTCTATTTTCATCCTGAAACCGGGGCACTACTAAAAGATCACGACTACTCCAGCAAAAGTGCCGGAATGAAATTACAGGAAATGACCTATGGTTTACATACCGGGCAATATTTTGGGCTTATCGGTAAAATCATTGCCTTTTTTGCCAGCCTATTTGTGGCCGCACTTCCCGTAACCGGATTTATGATTTGGTTTGGCCGCCGTAATAAAAAGCAAAAGAATCGGTCTTGA
- a CDS encoding VOC family protein: MKNRGSAIIILFSAKSAANPFKLRKDHDTIRVKDLKTSVNFYKNILGLEQIDNGGLGDHIKWFQLDNKVQLHLVESDARIEKHKGFHSAFNTANLSEFMDLLRTNNIPFENGKGEKDTFTNRPDGIRQIYFQDPDGYWIEVNDNKV, encoded by the coding sequence ATGAAGAATAGAGGCTCAGCTATAATCATATTATTTTCAGCTAAATCAGCTGCAAATCCCTTTAAGCTTAGAAAAGATCACGATACCATTAGGGTAAAAGATCTAAAGACTTCAGTGAATTTTTACAAGAATATTCTTGGGTTAGAACAAATAGATAATGGCGGCCTGGGAGACCATATTAAATGGTTTCAGCTAGATAATAAAGTACAGTTGCATTTGGTGGAAAGCGATGCGCGAATAGAAAAGCATAAAGGTTTTCATTCTGCTTTTAATACTGCAAATCTATCTGAATTTATGGATTTGCTAAGAACTAATAATATTCCTTTTGAAAACGGGAAAGGTGAAAAAGATACGTTCACCAACCGGCCCGACGGGATCAGGCAAATTTACTTTCAGGATCCCGATGGCTATTGGATTGAAGTTAACGATAATAAGGTTTAG